The Ziziphus jujuba cultivar Dongzao chromosome 5, ASM3175591v1 genome segment GAACAAAAGTTCATGGATTGTTATAAGAAGTAATCACCTACATACATATTTTGGGATTTCAGCCATTATCTCTACAACAGCTTTATCTGAGATAGGTGTTCCAGCTTTGTTGACCACCTTTCCATCCACAAATACTTTGCCTGCATTACTAGATCTGTCAGAGACAGAAAACATAAATGCAGATGGAGGATTTTTTACTCCATGTCTTTGGATGTGCTATTTGTCACTGATGGTAAACACCAATAACAGGGCAGCTTATATAACAACCATCAAATGGTATTCATCTTACACCCTCTCAGAAGTGGGACCACCACCACAGGTAGCCACATCGCTGATACCTCATCACCAGtactaacaaataatattttttaaatccgTATCAATCAGAACATAGCCTTAGCTAATGAGAGTGCTTAGTATTGTGAAAGACAAAatctaaacagaaaaaaaacaaaatcagaaaacaaaacaatcaaAGTCTAGTGTTATGTATAGCTGAAAACTGTAGACAACTCGACAATATATGCGTATTTTCCCTTCCACTGTTTGATAATCAATCAAATAGCTCACCTTGTAATATCCATGACTGTATGAATGTCCGGCTGTATTGTTGAAACCTTTCCACGCATATCTCATCAAGCCTCCTTTTCCTGAAACTTTCAATAGTCAGACACAAACACAATTCAATCAAAGATAATACAATCTTAACATAAATGGGTTATGTATAGAAACAGTGATTATTGCGCGCCTTCATATGTTTACTTACACAACCCATTTGCTACAAATGGTTTTTCCAGTTCAGTTTTCTATACATCATTTATAAGCCTTACAGAAAAATGCTCATCTCAGCTCAAACTTTCAAAATACAAGACCATCTGATGCATTTTCTACTAGAACGATAAAAACTTGAACATAGGCCACAAAAACCTTACTTCTTGGATGCTTGAACTTTTGCCAACTTCACAACGGCAAAGCTTCTACAGGGACTACGCATCTGGGCTCCAACCCATCTCACTGGAAACAGaaacataacaaaaaataatcaaactgtTAGAGCAAAAAGCGGAAATTTTTGTGAGAGACATGACATTAAGGAATAAGGGGTTTCAATTTTGAACCCCATTTGGCCAATTTCCATCCAGGACTCCATCAATACCTGGAAACCCAGGAGGCCAACAGGTGTTTGTGAAAATTCCTAACCGAGTCTTTTTCAAAGTTACATACGACAAACCATAAAACAGATAAAGAGAAGGAAGAGATACACACCGGAGAGCTTATTAAAGTAGGAAAGAGAATAAGAAAAGTAAGTTGAGCTGGTAATGGAACTGCGCGAGATGATGATGTCGTTGGGAAGCTTCAGAAGCCGTAGAGCCATTGTTGGCCAGCAAACGACAACAATTATCTTCTGAGCCTCAGCCTTTCCTCACAGGCTGTGTTTCGGAGAGCtgagtaatttatttatttatttatttttccatcttttACGACACTGTGTCGTTTCAAATGATAATTTTCTTAACAAAATATAATGCCACTCTGCCCTCTTTTTGCATAATGAAATGAAGGGGGTGTTTGTTACTTGGGACTGGCAGGACCGGATAGGTTATAGTCCCAATTTGGTGTTTGGGAAGGAAAATGGAGGACGGGACACACTTATTCCGTTAATCAAATTATCCGAAACGAAGGGGACAAAACTGACCCACCAAAACacctgggtcacttttgtcctgCCCTCTTTCGATGCTTTCAACCTCTCAGCCTCTCACACAAAGTTGCTTCTGCCGGATCGTTCGCCACTTCTTTTCGGTTTGAAGCCACAATTCTTAACCTCGAAGACGTTTCCTACCAGCATGCCTTTCTCAACATGAAGCAAAGCAATGCGCAACTTCAACATCTCCATTATCGCATTGCTTGAATCCCACCACAAAAGTTGCCATAATATCCTTCATATTCTCAGTTCTGCCATTGTTTCCGGCCATTTCTCCGGCGACCCCTTTGTGTCTAGCAAACTCCTCCTTCACTCTCACTCCGAcgccgatgatgatgatgatgatgaagcgGCTTTCGCATTCTCTAAGGCCCTTTTCTTTCACATACAGAACCTAAATATCTTCGCCTGGAATTTCATATTCAAGGCCTATTCTCGGAGCTCTTCACCTCAAGAATTGCTCTCTCTTACAATCTCATGCGACGCTGCGATTCTCCTTTGTTTCCCGACAGCTATTCTTTCCCTTTCCTACTCAAAGCTTGTGGGCGTTGCTTGTTTCCTCAAAAGGGTCAAGAGCTTCATTGCTTGAGCTTCAAACTTGGATTTGAGCTCGATGTCTTCGTTCAGAATGGGCTCATTTCCATGTACTCTCTGTGTGGTCTTATGGAGGAAGCTCGAAGAGTTTTCAATTTGCTTCCGGTTTTTGTTCGCGACGTGGTGTCTTGGAATAGCATCCTTTCTGGGTATTTACAGTGCGAGCGCAATGCGGATTCCTTGAAGGTGTTTGTGGAAATGATGGAGGATGGTTCGGTGTGGCCTGCTCAGGTGACTTTTGTGGGTGTTCTGACTGCTTGTGCTAGGATTGGATTTCTTGATTTAGGGTGGAAAATCCATGGATTAGTTTTAGGAAGTGGACTGGAATTGAATGTCTTCTTGGGTTCATCTTTGATCGATATGTATGCTAAGTGCGGGAAGATGGAGGATGCGAGAAAAGTTTTCGACGGTATTTCTAACAGAAATGTGGTCTGTTGGATTTCCATGATAGTGGGTTATGCTCAGTCAGATTCATTCAAGGAGGCGATTGAATTGTTCAGAGAGATGCAATTACGTGGGGTTGAAGCAGATGCGGCAACAGTTGGCAGTGTTGTATCGGCATGCGGGAATTTAGGGGCATTAAGCCATGGTAGATGGGTGCATAGCTATTCTGAAAGGTGGGGTTCTTTGATGAGCCTCTCAGTGAAGACTTCTTTGATTGATATGCACTCAAAATGTGGAGATATAGAAAGGGCCCTCCAGATTTTCCATGAATTGTCTAACAAAGATGTTATTTCTTGGACTGCTGTGGTTACTGGTCTAACCCTGAATGGGGAGTCCAGGAGGGCTTTGCACTTGTTTTCACAAATGGCAATGTCAAGGGATGTCATGCCAAACGAGGTCACTTTTCTGGGAGTATTGTCGGCTTGTAGCCATGGTGGATTTGTAGAATTGGGTTTTGTCTATTTCAATGCCATGTCTCAAAGTTGAGCTCACTCCTCGCATAGAACACTATGGTTGTATGGTTGATCTTCTTGGTCGTGCCAATCTTTTAATCGAGGCAGAAAAGTTTATCAGGGAAATGCCAATTCAACCTGACACAGTTATATGGAGATCCCTGCTCTTTGCATGTAAGACTCACCAGAATATAGAATTGGCAGAGTTTGCTATGAAGAAAATAGAGGAATTGGAACCAAGGAGATTGGGGGTGCATATTTTGTTGTCAAATATCTATGCTTCAGCATCAAGGTGGAAAGATGTGAATAAGTTGAGAAGAGATATGGCTCTCCATGGAAAGCCAAAGCAACCTGGTTGCTCATTTATAGAATTAGAGGGTCTTGTTCATGAATTCTTTGCCGCAGATTGTTCACATTGCCAAATTGATTCCATATGCAAGACCGTTTATggaattaataaagttatacGATTTGAAACATTAGACTTTGATATCTTAAATTGTCAGCAATAGTGAGATGATCTTCAAAATTGAGTTCTATTGGATCTTTACAATTACTAGATGATTGTTTTGGAACTAATTTTGTTATCAATATGATCTCACTTGAAATTGAAGGATGAAATAATTGTTAGTGGAAAGTTGAGTACAGAAAATCCCCATGGAATGCAAGTGTCACTGGTAGAAATGGAATTATGATAACCCCAGTGGAAACTATGGTTCAGGTCTCATGCTCATATGAGACGAAAACAATGTTCTGGAAGTCTAGAGAGACATTGACTGGCCACATATGTGTGTCTTGTATTGTAGCTGTGGTCTAAAGCACTGGAGCTGAAGGGAATAGCAAAGTTTGGCTATGGCCTTGGACTCCAGAAATTTGTCATATTGAGTGCTCAAGTGAGATTGGATTGGCTAGCAGTTTGGGATGATTGATGAAGAAACCAGAATAAAGAATTTGATATACTAAAGgtatgtataaaaattttacttctGTGGAATGGTTATTTAGTTTACAAacataaagaacaaaataaGTTACATTGGCCAGTGTGATTAGTTTAGAAGTACTTGCTTTAGGAGATACAAAGACTTGAAAGAATCATATTTTTGTTCACCAAAGAATATACAAATAGAGAACAAACACCAATCCAGCAGGTGCCCTGCCTGCCGCTCACTATTAGTCCATAAAcattaacaacaacaaaaaagtgATGGGGTGAGGGGTTATTCAAGGGATTCTGTTCTTACTAACATTTTCATTAAGCATTTGACATATTGCAAAAGATTTAACAGTAAAAATAAAGGGCAAAATACATACGACTTTAGTCCTTGCTTGACCATGAGCTAAAAAATGGTATTATGATGTGAATCTATTAGAAGTCAGAAATAGTAATATAAACTGAATAAAATAATTGCAggatgaaaaatagaaattgcAATGACCTTCAATAGATAAGCTGAAATTTGTACAATAGAAgtagtaaaaaaattatattaaaattgtacACTTTTGAAAGTaagattataaaataaaaactataattataaaataatccaatccaatccgatcctgcaccaaacattggacaactagtccaacattcagtccagagctataccaaacacagtactgcactattcgatcctgtccgatcctgtCCGATCTGAACCTATCATGTCCGATCCTGTTCGATCCGGACCTATCCTGCATACCAAATGCCTTAGTGTCAAAGTCCCCTTTATGGGTAGCTATTTAAACTTTAAAGGGGGCATTTGGTACGCCGGATAGGTCCGAATTGGACAGGATCAGACATGATCGGATAAGATTGGACAGGATAATTAGTGCAATACTATGTTTGGCATAGTTCCAGACTGAATGATGGACTAATTGTACCATGTTTGGTGCGGAATCGGACTGGATAtgactattttgtaattatatttttaatttaaaaaaaataaaaattttaaaagttaaatttatatgaaaaaaaaattattacatctaattaaagttgtacatttatatatttatatatttatatatacatgcaaaatatacaaaatttgttgtatacacccacaaataatattaatatataactttagaaatagcttaaaattaacttaaaacatagtatgccataaataacaattaattaaaaataaatatattttaatggtatgcataagacaattgaatattttttcaacccataaattacataaatatattgtttccaaaaccaataaaaataaaattttagtatggtaaatcataaataacaattattcacaaataaagaaataattaacagtatatgtaattaagaacttgttgataatataagaatatccatatccaaattatacgtatatgtatataaatttcacatgtagcaattcaaataacaagtactacataaatataaatatattggattttacaaggataatttacttataaaacaaataagtaaatacacttGTTGAtagcaatccaaataaaaaacctaCTATAAAACCATTACGCCATTCATTGTTCAATTGAGCATGTGTATGTGCGGTGGTATTTCGTATTAGATTTGCGTCATTATGATTCCGCATCCGTTGTTCTACATactcaacatatgcaatttTAGCTTCTTGGGTTGTATTAtatgcttgatataaattatctctaaatccttgcacttgttgatgacattcaggccaagaattatatatccctggttctctacctttaaacacaacataaactctTCTCTTTGCCATTtaatattcctgcatataagaatacattataatataatatagtaatacaattaaaaaatcaataaatcaacTCAATCACGCGCATAtgaatattctaaaacataacacataatcataaaattatcctTACATGCAAATTTAGAAACAAACATCCACCACCATACAACAAGTTCATAAGTTTCAAACCTAATTGTTCATAATTATCATCCTCCCATACATAAACAGAAATATGTAGTCCACTACTTTACTAAATTAGTTATTCAAAAAGTCACGAGCATATGCAATCTTCCCCGCATCCATTTTAATAACCTTAAAAACCTCTATATTCGATGGATCCGATCTCATTACCTTAGAGATTTTGAGGTTATCACTGGCCTCAAATCCTAACctgtcaagctccatagctaaATATTGTGGATAATAAGCCTCGGATTTTTCCAACTTTgcagccaatttatcaaataatttctctgCTGCATTGCCTAACCCGGCTACAATGTCATCGTCCTTCGATCTAGATTTTCGTTTACCTCTTGTTTGGACTTGTGTATATGGTTCACTACCTCCTCGATTCACAGACATTGGAGAATCGACATTATCAATTGGTTCATTTGCAGTGTCcagatttatttcatttatcatatcaattggagtttgtgctccatgtccGGTTGTCCGatccttcccaaaaatattagcaagcttCTTATAAATAGGAAAAGATTTTCCTCTCCAACCTTTTGTACTTGGGGCACTCTAAAATACAAAAAGCCAACGTTTAGcgaagaaaaattaaatgctagataacaaactaaaattgaaattaacatatattttcaaataatattcaaaacctgcacatatgcttgCCAAACTTCTTCACTGTCAAcctccacacatttaagagagtcattccatccaaatccacttttgttcagcatgtcatatattataccatattgcttcttccactttctCATCTTTGACTCAATATGTGGATTGGCTCGCAGTCTCGAATTAGGACACAGATCAGATAGTCGCCTCTCAATCATAGTAAGTGTGCCAGGCTTAAATGACCCTGTATCACAACAttgcccactagctacagctTCATCTAAGATAATCAGTAAAGCTTCTTCCACTCGTTGAGTCCATGTACGCCTAGAGTCACCACCCCTATTATCGTTACTGCTACCTCCAGCTTCCATTgctatttatgtaaaaattccatgattccaaaaataccataaaaatatgaatttaataacaaataataaaaatctcatacgttatatttaatataatgtaGTCTTCATACAAAAGATGCAACaaacaccataaaattaaacagttacaaaattatataaatcataaCAATCAACTATTAACCACGACGACTTCTCCATTCATCAAACATATGCCTAGCTAACTCATTTCTCCAATTAGTCCATTGATCCGAAGAACCAATTGATCCAATAATATCTTCATCCCCACTTATGTCAGCATCGTTACTCATATCAAACTCAGCTTCTCCAGGATCAAGTGCCATTTCTCTCCTAATAAGATTATGTATCAAACAACATGCAGTAATTATCTTAATTTGggttgaaattggatagaacgatggacttcttaaaattgcctATCGCATTTTTAGAACCCCAAAACATCTTTCTATTATATTTCTAGCAGATGCATGCTTCATATTGAAATACTCTTCATGATTTGCAggtgcacaaccatctctccatTCAGAAAGATGATATTTTGTTcccctatatggtgcaagaaatccttcaccattagtgtaaccagcatccactaaataataataacctaacACAGAAAAATGGCTCCTATTAGATAACGTAATGTTAGTCCACTACAATATAAACTTTAAGAATTGCTCTTACCGGTGGGTACTTTTAAtccatttggcctacttaatgcatctcgAAGTACTCTTGAGTCTGAAGCGGAACCTTCCATATTTGGGTTACATACACCTAAGACATTTGTGGTTATCTCACCCTTCCTGGTTCGATATCTCGGCTTATCGATTTCGGGTACATtaaccttaatataagttccatctaatgctcccaaacaattctagGTCACAAACAAAATTAGTTACATAAGATATTGCCACATATATCTACGAATTAAATAAAGTAaccaaattaattgattaacataccttaaatattttccatttatcATCCGAATAATTATCTGACACAGGTTCAGGATGCCTCAACAATGTCCCATGTAAACATAACACTCCATTCAACactgaattgaaatatctactgACTGTTTCCCCCGATCTATTGAATCTAGTGATAATTGTACGGTTCTttgtatgatgagcaattatatgcaaaaatatgcacacttgctcttccaatgtaacagTACCATCTCTTTTAACATATCCATCATGGCGTAATAACTGAcataaaataccaaatgttctcctatccatcctaaGTTGACTAATACAGTTAACATCATTGTCCAACAAACTAGTTACAAAAGACGAACGCAACTCTGCAGTCCTATTTATTCGATTCCTAACACCTCTATCATTTCTCAATCGCATTgctacatacatgtacataaaccCGACAACTATAAAGCATGTACAAAAATATTCTAATGCCTTATCATTTGGAAGCATCAATAATGCAGCTAATTTTCTTCTATCCATATTcactacaaaaaagaaaaaataaaaaaaacaataaaaacaaaacaaacataacattttaatgtacaaaaaaattataatttacaaaaatatatcttGGATGAAAATTAGTAAGACTTCtaataattatagtaaaagTAATAATCCCGAGTACaactaaatattcaaataaatatattacattaatCAAAATGACAGATGAACATTAATCAAagaactaataaattttttttaatttttggctaaaaaaaataatcccCATTTCAATGCCAAGGAATGCTTAACCACCGAAGAAAGGGATCATGTGGAAGCACATGAGGCTGTTGGAGAAAACAAATTCGATTCAAAAGGGGAGGACAAATTAAAAGAGAAGGATAGAAAGAGGAAACATGTGAAGCACCGAGATTGGGGAGAAAGAGATAAGGAAAGAAATGATCGTAGGAGCAGTgtgttgtataatatatatggctaGTATAAAATTAACATTGATGCTATTAGATCGAATGTGGAGGAATTAATAGTCaccaagctaaaaaaaaaaagaaaatatttgtctgGCCAAATAGCATCGATCCAGAACTAACATATTAAACAAggaacatatatatgcataatccaCGGAAGAAACTACAGTTTATTCTTCACATATAAGGTTATCATATCCCATATGATTTGTTTGAAAACATTGGTGAAAGAATGTATATTATGCAGCTAGAAAACTATATTCACTCACAGACCTcactttataattatattatctgcctttgtttttttatcattaatgttAGCTAgagattttaaaatacaaaacagATTTTCCAGCTGCTATTATTCACTAAGGATAATTCATACACCTTGCTTTcggaataaaaaatatacaaatatggtAACCATGTCTTTGAAGCTAGTGCAGAGCAGAGCTAGGAATGTCCCCAGGAGGGGGTCatatgttataaatataaatacttaGAAATTGtgggataaatatatatttatgcttttaaaaaaacaaaaaattaatgaacattataaataaaagaaatgttaattgaatttttacaataattttatatgaaagaACATTTGGATGATACGTTTTTTAGAACATCATacaaatttttcattatttggaTGGATTATtaagatataaataataatgttaCAGGATGTATTTATCTTAGATAAACGAAAGATTTCTAGATCTAATTTTatctttctctgtttctctaGCATGATGTGGCtacacttatttttattttccatattaaatttaaaagcaaTGCATTCAAAGGATAAATTGCAGTaaactaataacataaaaaaaaaaaacagtacaGTCTAATCAATGAatgttaaaaagagaaagaaaaatatgttagaaATACATTGACAATCATATCTGTAGGTTGATAGCTGCATACCTCAACTTTAGATAACGACTTTTGTTGGCTAATTGATTTCCAAGTTCACTCAACTCTGATACAGAATCAGCATTCACAGCCTACGCATAGAAGGACAAGTCCAACATTAACAATGTATAAACTTGACATGACTGTACACTAAGCATTGTACAtatggaagaagaaataaaattgcagaaaaaaacaatggcagatggaaggagaagaagaaggacgaagatgaagaatgaagaaggagaaattttttctacaaatatatattagcagattgaagaagaagaagaaataaaatggcaaaaaaaataaaatggaggccttcttcaacaatatgtattagcagattgaagaagaacatatatatgcataaacacTAGAATATTCATATGTATCGGTAATCTGCTCTTATACTTCAAGTAAAAGCAACCCCTTTCAAGAGTAGAGATTCTATTAGAAAAGTTCCCTGATGAGTATAGATTCTTTTGACAAGTTCCATCAAGTgtaatgataaaaacaaaataagattaCATGTAGGACCGATTCTGAGGAGAGGGAGAGATTGGGGTAAAGGTCCATGGCAAGGAAAATACCACAATTTCATTGCAGCTGGATCCCACCAACTACTTGAAAATCTTAAATAAGGCCCTTACCACTTTATAGACCGCCATACTTAAATTAAGATAGTGTAACTGCTAACTTTCATCCAACAAGATGAAACAAAGTTCCAAATATCACACTAAAGTCTGATCCAATCTAGTCTACGCTGTTCTAAACATGTATGGATAAATTCACACACATGATCCAATTCAACGTTAAATACGTGAAGCCTATATACATGGATACACATAATGAGGGTATACGGAAAAGACAAAAGATGATAATAAGGCATAAAATTAGACTCTAtgtaaaccatatatatatatatatatattaaagaaaaaatcataATGCCATGTCGAAATTTTGTCGTAAAAACTCTCTAACAAAAATTTAGGCCCTTTTTAAGTCATCATTATTTCGTTTGTGAAAAATAAATCCGCATTTAATTTCTCAAAACATCAAATTCACCTACCATAACCAAACCACCATGCAGGGCAATTAAAAGACAtcaccataataataataataataataatattcgcAAAATGAAGGCTCAACAGCTAAATTGTAAAGCACCCAGAATCAAAAACCATACATTTAACATGACATCAACTCTAAATTCCAACAATAACAGCCATTGCCATTGCCATCGCAGCCATAAGACAAAAATTGTCCTaccagattgaagaagaagaagaaataaaatggcaaaaaaaaaaaaaaaaaacaatgccagaTCGAAGGAGAACagagaacgaagaagaagaagacgaagaataagaaattttttctacACATTTGTACTcccagattgaagaagaagaagaaataaaatggcaaaaaaaaaaaaaaacaatgccagaTCGAAGGAGAACAgagaacaaagaagaagaagaagaagaataagaaattttttctacACATTTGTACTCccaggttgaagaagaagaagaaataaaatggcaaaaaaaaaaaaaaaaaaacaatgccagattgaaggagaagaagaacgaagaagaagaagaagaagaagaaattttatCTATAGTGCCCTaccagattgaagaagaagaagaaataaaatggcaaaaaaaaaaaaaaacaaaacaatgccagatcgaagagaagaacgaagaagaagatatttttTCCTCCAGATTTGTACTACCAGATCGAAAATAAAATTGcagacaaaaacaaattgccagATCGAAGAACAAGACAaacgaagaagaaaaatatggcccgaaggaaataaatgaaaaacgaagaagaagaacaatgtagatgaagaagaagaagaacgagaacagagaagaagaaaaagaaaaagtcttttCTGGCAGATCAAAAAAGAGGAATATGGGCagatctaataaaaaagaaataaactgaaacatgaagaagaagaagcagacaaacaataagaagagaaagaagaaggcaaactcacagattcaagaagaagaacacTAGAGCTTGATCTGGGCAGAGGCACGCGAGAGACACCAGCAACGCCTTCGATGAGCTCCGGACAGAAACTTGACCTAGGGGGAAGGACGGGTCAGCTTAATCCTCCTCTCGGGGGATTATTTTACTGTAGCGGCTAACTTATCCGCTTCTTCATTTGTTCCTTCCAAACACCGGATTGGGACACAATCCTATCCAATCCGGTGAAACAAACACGCCCTAAGAGGGTAACAATAAATCTATGAGAGCATCTCATGCGTTTTGATGGGCACGATCTTCACAATGAGACAGGCATAAAGCATACTAGTATTCAAAACACATATGCAATCATAATAGGAGTATAGGTttcaagaaggaagaaaaaatttaagaactCATGTTTTAAACAAAAGGATGACGATATTATTAGTTTTctgataataaaaaacaaaggaaaccTCTCCTTATGAAGACTGAGAAGGAGGAAAATGACAAACTAGCCTAACGTAGAGGAATATGCTTTTACGACCCATAAATACATCACTAAACTGAGGAATTTGCTTTTACAACTCATACACACATTATTAAGCTGAGGAATTTGCTTTGTACGTAAAACATTTTAACAAAAGAATGAGTACCAAAGCTATTCTGTGACAGGGATAAGATGTAATTGGTGTAATTTTCAGAGTCAATGGAGGAATCATATAGATTGGCCCACCAAGGTTTGGTAGGTGATTCTTACATATGAGGAAGCGAGTCAATCTCTATATTATGAGGGTAAGTCATTTGGATTTGTTCATGTTCTTATGAATCCTAAGAATCTTGGAAAGCATTTAGAAAATCTTGTTCCATGGAGATCTCCATTGGTGTGAGATCTAGTTGTGGAATTGTTAGAAGACTTGAAACTCTTGAAACAACCTTTTCATCTGACATGTCACCAGCTTGTGTGGTAATTATATCATCTTAAGGAGGATTATAGTTGTTAAGTTTGTAAACAAACTTCGCTAATGCTGCCTTGATTGTATATGAAGTGTCTCAAAAAGTTGTGTTCCATTCAAAAGCAGTATTTTGGGACCAAAATAGGTTTGGCAATGTGGTTACAGAAATATGGCATGTTTACCATGAAAATGGATGTGACCTTTTGAGCatattctatataaattttccaaaagTTATTTTCCCCTATTATCCTTCGACATGTTTTATCCAATAGGAAATATTTTATCCTTTGGCACAAATAAAGAGAAGTTCTTATTGAAGTTCCTTGTAGTTTAGAGGTACTTTTTAGGACAATGAATATAATTTCGGCATTTGTACAAAAGCATTGAACTGGTTATGGAATTTAAATCCTTTGGGAAGGATTTATAGCTTTCTTGCTTCGGAACATACATCCATATTTAAATCCTTTGGGAAGGATTTATAGTTTTCTTGCTTGGGAACATACATCCATCCCAACAAGGATGTCTTTCATTAGAAGTCAAAAACCTAGAACCTTTGTCCATATAATATAGTTAAA includes the following:
- the LOC132803876 gene encoding pentatricopeptide repeat-containing protein At2g22410, mitochondrial-like encodes the protein MYSLCGLMEEARRVFNLLPVFVRDVVSWNSILSGYLQCERNADSLKVFVEMMEDGSVWPAQVTFVGVLTACARIGFLDLGWKIHGLVLGSGLELNVFLGSSLIDMYAKCGKMEDARKVFDGISNRNVVCWISMIVGYAQSDSFKEAIELFREMQLRGVEADAATVGSVVSACGNLGALSHGRWVHSYSERWGSLMSLSVKTSLIDMHSKCGDIERALQIFHELSNKDVISWTAVVTGLTLNGESRRALHLFSQMAMSRDVMPNEVTFLGVLSACSHGGFVELGFVYFNAMSQS